From the genome of Deinococcus sp. AJ005, one region includes:
- a CDS encoding RecX family transcriptional regulator, translating into MRSRRPRPPEGDQPARPVRPKTPEELRDALLAYAFRALGGRALTEAELRGKLERRSDSPELIEEVVKRVQELGYQDDEQVAQTEGKRRGVGGFRVRQTLKRRGVSEELISETLEARDPDDERAGALELLERRWPALCRKKDPRASAYAFLARRGFGGEAIWPAIRELSERAAQQELVDREE; encoded by the coding sequence ATGCGAAGCCGCCGCCCCCGCCCGCCCGAAGGCGATCAGCCCGCGCGTCCGGTGCGCCCCAAAACGCCCGAGGAACTGCGCGATGCCCTGCTGGCCTATGCCTTTCGGGCGCTGGGGGGCCGCGCACTGACCGAGGCCGAGTTGCGCGGCAAGCTGGAACGCCGCAGCGACAGCCCCGAACTGATCGAGGAGGTTGTGAAGCGCGTGCAGGAGCTGGGCTATCAGGACGATGAACAGGTGGCCCAGACTGAGGGCAAGCGGCGAGGCGTGGGCGGCTTTCGCGTACGCCAGACCCTCAAACGACGGGGCGTCAGTGAGGAGTTGATTAGTGAGACCCTGGAGGCCCGTGATCCTGACGACGAGCGTGCCGGGGCGCTGGAACTCCTGGAGCGCCGCTGGCCTGCGCTTTGCCGCAAGAAAGACCCGAGGGCCAGTGCCTACGCCTTCCTGGCCCGCCGGGGCTTCGGCGGTGAAGCCATCTGGCCCGCCATCCGCGAACTGAGCGAGCGGGCAGCACAGCAGGAACTAGTTGATAGGGAGGAGTGA
- a CDS encoding metallophosphoesterase: MRVFAIADLHLAYVTPKPMTVFGPQWAGHPGAIYDRWSEIVRPSDLVLLPGDLSWAMRLPDAMTDLAQVAELPGTKILLRGNHDYWWPTPSKLRAALPAGMLAVHNDAVRVENVVVCGTRGWNTPGYQALSDEDERLLNREAQRLSLSVEAAGKLRQPGDHFLMMLHYPPASAPYLPNPLTAVIEAARPELIAYGHLHGVPVEKSMRHVNSIPAHLVAADGLKFTPKLLLDTGD; the protein is encoded by the coding sequence ATGCGCGTCTTTGCCATCGCCGATCTGCATCTGGCCTACGTGACCCCCAAACCGATGACGGTGTTCGGGCCGCAGTGGGCCGGGCATCCAGGGGCCATCTACGACCGCTGGAGCGAGATCGTGCGCCCCAGCGATCTGGTTTTGCTGCCCGGTGACCTGTCGTGGGCCATGCGCCTGCCCGACGCCATGACCGATCTGGCGCAGGTGGCGGAACTGCCCGGCACCAAAATCCTGCTGCGCGGCAATCACGACTACTGGTGGCCCACGCCTTCAAAGCTGCGCGCGGCGCTGCCCGCTGGAATGCTGGCGGTCCACAACGATGCTGTGCGGGTCGAGAACGTCGTGGTGTGTGGCACACGCGGCTGGAATACGCCGGGGTATCAGGCGCTGAGCGATGAGGACGAGCGTCTGCTGAACCGCGAGGCGCAGCGCCTGAGCCTCAGCGTGGAGGCGGCGGGGAAGCTGCGGCAGCCGGGCGATCACTTCCTGATGATGCTGCACTATCCGCCCGCCTCCGCTCCATACCTGCCAAATCCGCTGACTGCCGTGATTGAGGCGGCGCGGCCCGAGCTGATCGCCTACGGCCACCTGCATGGCGTGCCTGTCGAAAAATCCATGCGTCATGTGAACAGTATTCCCGCGCATCTGGTGGCGGCGGACGGCCTGAAATTCACGCCTAAGCTGCTGCTGGATACGGGGGATTAA
- a CDS encoding metallophosphoesterase yields MRLAIYGDVHDNLPALEAALADMDVHSPDALICLGDVTAGGAWPRECLQLVAALGCPVVRGNADREALEAPQPLQVRGLPDEQEIHDIGQWGAAQLTGTERDILRSFAPTVALDDLLCFHGSPAKDDEVLDAGTNHKRLEELREEYGKHAVWIGGHTHQPLLRSLDGWRLLNPGSVGLPFQKRGGKYVNLAYAEYLLLDSISGGWMPTFRRVPYDLATLKKGILASGIPHAQWLADEWVPG; encoded by the coding sequence ATGCGGCTGGCAATCTACGGCGACGTCCATGACAATCTCCCCGCGCTGGAAGCGGCGCTGGCCGACATGGACGTGCATTCCCCCGACGCGCTTATCTGTCTGGGAGACGTGACGGCGGGCGGTGCGTGGCCGCGTGAGTGCCTTCAGTTGGTGGCTGCACTGGGCTGCCCGGTGGTGCGTGGCAACGCGGACCGGGAAGCGCTTGAAGCGCCCCAGCCCCTCCAGGTACGCGGCCTGCCCGACGAGCAGGAAATCCACGATATCGGCCAGTGGGGCGCGGCCCAGTTGACCGGGACCGAGCGCGACATTCTCCGCAGCTTCGCCCCGACGGTGGCGCTGGACGATCTGCTGTGTTTCCACGGCAGCCCCGCAAAAGACGATGAGGTACTGGACGCTGGAACAAACCATAAGCGCCTCGAAGAATTACGCGAAGAATACGGTAAGCACGCTGTCTGGATCGGCGGCCACACGCATCAGCCTCTGCTGCGAAGTCTGGACGGCTGGCGACTGCTCAACCCCGGCAGCGTGGGTTTGCCTTTCCAGAAACGGGGTGGGAAATACGTCAATCTGGCCTACGCCGAATACCTTCTGCTGGACAGCATTTCAGGTGGATGGATGCCCACTTTCCGCCGCGTTCCCTATGATCTGGCGACACTCAAAAAGGGCATTCTCGCTTCTGGGATCCCCCACGCGCAGTGGCTGGCCGACGAGTGGGTGCCGGGTTAA
- a CDS encoding aldo/keto reductase, with protein sequence MTPSTDLPTRKLRDLSVSALGLGCMGMSEFYGDTDEAENIRTLNRALDLGVTFFDTADIYGPHTNEELLGRWLTGKGKRDRVVLATKFGIVREPGYPMQRSLSGRPEYVRKSIEASLKRLKTDHVDLYYLHRLDPETPIEDTVGAMGELVERGLVRYLGLSEVNAETLRRADAIHPITALQSEYSLWTRDPEDSESGESVLAACRDLGVGLVPYSPLGRGFLTGQLKSPDDFGPDDFRSTSPRFQGENFQKNLDLVAEVQEMARDKGCTPAQLALAWVLAQGRNIVPIPGTKRVKYLEENLGALEIKLMPDDLARIDATFPPGVATGGRYAQPRS encoded by the coding sequence ATGACCCCCAGCACTGACCTTCCCACCCGCAAACTCCGCGACCTGAGCGTGTCCGCCCTGGGCCTGGGCTGCATGGGCATGAGCGAGTTCTACGGCGACACCGACGAGGCCGAGAACATCCGTACGCTGAACCGCGCACTGGATCTGGGCGTCACGTTCTTCGACACTGCCGACATCTACGGTCCCCACACCAACGAGGAACTGCTGGGGCGCTGGCTGACGGGCAAAGGCAAGCGGGACCGCGTGGTGCTGGCCACCAAATTCGGCATCGTGCGCGAGCCGGGCTACCCGATGCAGCGCAGCCTGTCCGGGCGGCCCGAGTATGTCCGCAAGTCCATCGAGGCCAGCCTGAAACGACTTAAAACCGATCACGTCGATCTGTACTACCTGCACCGTCTGGACCCCGAAACGCCCATCGAGGACACCGTGGGCGCGATGGGCGAGCTGGTGGAACGCGGCCTGGTGCGCTATCTGGGACTGTCGGAGGTGAACGCCGAGACCCTGCGCCGCGCCGACGCCATCCACCCGATCACTGCCCTGCAAAGCGAGTATTCGCTGTGGACACGTGACCCGGAAGACAGCGAATCTGGCGAGAGCGTGCTGGCCGCCTGCCGTGACCTGGGCGTGGGTCTGGTGCCGTACAGCCCACTGGGACGTGGTTTCCTGACCGGGCAGCTCAAATCCCCCGACGACTTCGGCCCCGACGACTTCCGCAGCACCAGCCCACGCTTTCAGGGCGAGAACTTCCAGAAAAACCTCGATCTGGTGGCCGAGGTTCAGGAGATGGCGCGCGACAAGGGTTGCACGCCCGCGCAACTGGCGCTGGCCTGGGTGCTGGCGCAGGGCCGGAATATCGTCCCCATCCCCGGTACCAAGCGCGTCAAGTATCTGGAAGAAAATCTGGGCGCGCTGGAGATCAAACTCATGCCGGACGATCTGGCGCGCATTGACGCTACATTTCCGCCTGGTGTCGCGACGGGTGGAAGGTACGCGCAGCCGCGAAGCTAG
- a CDS encoding response regulator transcription factor: MTAPLTLLPSVRIAVANAVMAAGLAALLTSAGFPVTPEPEEDVLLVDDSWLADPEALADAPAVVALGSPDWAALLLEVVSGGWAALPADATPAELLAGVLGAAAGLAVLPPDQVGVLENPDDAGEPQPPDITLTPRELDVLNLLALGLSNKRAARDLGVSESTVKFHIASLYSKLGVQSRAGAVARGIGLGLVSV; encoded by the coding sequence ATGACCGCGCCCCTGACCCTGCTGCCGAGCGTGAGAATCGCGGTGGCAAACGCGGTAATGGCCGCAGGACTGGCGGCGCTGTTAACCTCGGCAGGCTTCCCGGTCACGCCTGAGCCAGAGGAAGACGTGCTGCTCGTGGACGACTCCTGGCTGGCCGATCCCGAGGCACTGGCCGACGCACCTGCCGTGGTAGCGCTGGGTTCACCGGACTGGGCCGCGCTGCTCCTCGAAGTCGTATCTGGAGGCTGGGCTGCGTTGCCTGCCGACGCCACACCCGCCGAGTTGCTGGCGGGCGTACTGGGCGCGGCGGCGGGGCTGGCAGTGTTGCCGCCGGATCAGGTGGGCGTTCTCGAAAACCCCGATGATGCCGGGGAACCGCAGCCCCCGGACATCACCCTGACGCCGCGCGAACTGGACGTGCTGAACCTGCTGGCCCTGGGCCTGAGCAACAAGCGGGCCGCGCGTGATCTGGGCGTGTCCGAGAGTACGGTCAAGTTCCACATCGCCTCGCTGTACTCCAAGCTGGGCGTCCAGAGCCGCGCCGGGGCAGTGGCGCGGGGCATCGGGTTGGGTCTGGTCAGCGTATAA
- a CDS encoding S1C family serine protease: MTNFTDLSNNLADAVEAVSMSIVSVHAGRPISGTVIGDGLILTVAHVLHGDEVMVVTHDGRELSATVAGRDSSSDLALLKVEGLNLSALSASNGVRVGELLLAVGRPQHGVQATLGMMERQPTEDGRSRGWLPSGAAPFRGVSGGALVDARGGLVGVLNAGVSRGELLAVPVKRALKVADLLGSTGRVPRGYLGIATQPVMFPQIQGGESESGTPTRGPRGGRSREGWGGGRGRGGWQREGWERGPWGGQGRWGQGGKVGLTIVSVEAESPAAQAGLLVGDVLLSLDGEAVRRPPELLWRVRERTGQSVSARILRGGQEQDVTLVVGER, translated from the coding sequence ATGACGAACTTTACTGATTTATCGAACAATTTGGCGGACGCGGTTGAGGCCGTATCCATGAGCATCGTTTCTGTCCATGCCGGACGGCCCATCAGCGGCACGGTGATCGGCGATGGCCTGATCCTGACTGTGGCCCATGTGCTGCACGGCGACGAAGTCATGGTGGTTACACACGATGGGCGCGAACTGAGCGCTACCGTAGCTGGCCGCGACTCTTCCAGCGATCTGGCATTGCTGAAGGTGGAGGGGCTGAATCTGTCTGCCCTGAGCGCCAGCAATGGCGTGCGCGTGGGCGAATTGCTGCTGGCGGTGGGCAGGCCACAGCACGGCGTCCAGGCCACCCTGGGCATGATGGAACGGCAACCCACGGAGGATGGCCGCTCCAGGGGGTGGCTGCCCAGCGGCGCGGCCCCCTTCCGGGGCGTCAGCGGCGGGGCACTGGTGGATGCACGCGGCGGTCTGGTGGGCGTGCTGAACGCGGGCGTATCGCGCGGCGAGTTGCTGGCCGTGCCTGTGAAGCGTGCCCTGAAAGTGGCCGACCTACTGGGCAGCACCGGGCGCGTGCCACGCGGGTATCTGGGCATTGCCACCCAGCCCGTCATGTTTCCGCAGATACAGGGAGGGGAATCCGAGAGCGGGACCCCCACCCGTGGCCCACGCGGAGGCCGGAGCCGCGAAGGCTGGGGCGGTGGACGTGGACGCGGCGGCTGGCAACGTGAAGGCTGGGAACGCGGCCCTTGGGGCGGTCAGGGTCGCTGGGGTCAGGGGGGCAAGGTTGGCCTGACCATCGTGAGCGTTGAAGCTGAAAGTCCCGCCGCACAGGCCGGACTGCTGGTGGGCGACGTGCTGCTGTCGCTGGACGGGGAAGCCGTGCGCCGTCCACCAGAATTGCTGTGGCGCGTCCGCGAACGCACAGGCCAGAGCGTCAGCGCCCGCATCCTGCGCGGCGGCCAGGAACAGGACGTGACGCTGGTGGTCGGCGAGCGCTGA
- a CDS encoding ACT domain-containing protein codes for MSLTLSFLRDTYAVCQLPADAAPPAWAFEGEFWSVTRAAGELSVVCLEANVPDGVKAEKDWAVLRLHGPFEFTLTGILASVLEPLKVAGIGIFALSTFDTDYVLVSEANADDAAEALRAAGHTVRE; via the coding sequence ATGTCCCTGACCCTTTCCTTCCTGCGCGATACCTACGCCGTGTGCCAGCTTCCCGCAGACGCTGCGCCGCCTGCCTGGGCTTTTGAAGGCGAGTTCTGGAGCGTCACTCGTGCGGCGGGGGAATTGTCGGTGGTATGCCTGGAAGCGAACGTTCCAGATGGTGTAAAGGCTGAAAAGGATTGGGCGGTGCTGCGGCTGCACGGTCCCTTTGAGTTCACACTGACGGGCATCCTGGCAAGTGTGCTGGAACCGCTCAAAGTAGCGGGCATCGGCATTTTCGCCCTGTCCACCTTTGACACCGATTACGTGCTGGTATCAGAAGCGAATGCAGATGATGCGGCAGAGGCGTTACGGGCGGCGGGGCACACGGTCAGGGAGTAG
- a CDS encoding family 16 glycosylhydrolase has translation MNNPRTNRPALTWGLMCALSVSCAAWATQPLSSAALPIPATPPDPRWTLIWQHEFSGAAGSQPEERTWNYDYGNADANGWGNEELQFYTRDVANVRLDGQGHLEIRALKNTADLPCWHGDPCAYTSARLTTKNKVTFTNGKIEARIQMPPGAGYWPAFWSLGQSGKWPDGGEIDIMEWLGREPNTVYGTLHGPGYSGAQGLSQSKTLGRAASDGYHTFAVIKRPREIVWLLDGVPYHRVTPDDLPAGRTWVFEQPFYLLLNLAVGGQWPGPPNASTVFPGVMKVDYVRVWKENATP, from the coding sequence ATGAACAACCCAAGAACGAACAGGCCCGCGCTGACCTGGGGCTTGATGTGCGCCCTCTCAGTGTCCTGTGCGGCGTGGGCCACCCAGCCGCTTTCCAGCGCGGCCCTCCCCATTCCGGCCACGCCACCCGACCCCCGCTGGACGCTGATCTGGCAGCATGAATTCAGTGGCGCAGCGGGCAGCCAACCAGAGGAGCGTACCTGGAATTACGATTACGGCAATGCCGACGCGAACGGCTGGGGCAACGAGGAACTCCAGTTCTACACGCGCGACGTGGCGAACGTGCGTCTGGACGGGCAGGGGCATCTGGAAATCCGGGCGCTGAAGAACACGGCAGACCTGCCCTGCTGGCACGGCGATCCGTGCGCTTACACCTCGGCGCGGCTGACCACCAAAAACAAGGTGACGTTCACGAATGGCAAGATCGAGGCGCGCATTCAGATGCCGCCCGGAGCCGGATACTGGCCTGCTTTCTGGAGTCTGGGCCAGAGTGGAAAGTGGCCGGACGGCGGCGAAATCGACATCATGGAGTGGCTGGGCCGCGAGCCGAACACGGTCTACGGCACCCTGCACGGTCCCGGCTATTCCGGCGCACAGGGCCTCAGCCAGAGCAAAACGCTGGGTAGGGCCGCCTCGGACGGCTATCACACCTTCGCCGTCATCAAACGGCCACGGGAAATCGTGTGGCTGCTGGACGGCGTGCCCTATCACCGCGTCACCCCAGATGATCTGCCAGCGGGCCGCACCTGGGTCTTTGAGCAGCCGTTCTATCTGCTGCTGAATCTGGCAGTGGGCGGTCAGTGGCCCGGCCCACCAAACGCCAGCACGGTCTTTCCCGGCGTGATGAAGGTGGATTACGTGCGCGTGTGGAAGGAGAACGCTACTCCCTGA
- a CDS encoding GNAT family N-acetyltransferase has product MELRLRPLRPGDEESAVRWGADEEFCLAIDWPVGLPAPHIRQHWQGLLMLTPPELLRHGITVDGVLVGYTDLAGFTDSSAEFGIAIGDRALWGHGLGLRAGRLTLTHAFTELALQTVTAEAHAPNARSRALLLRLGFTETGPSGLEEYRGELVSVVRFMLKCENFGG; this is encoded by the coding sequence GTGGAACTGAGGCTGCGCCCCCTGCGTCCCGGCGACGAGGAAAGTGCTGTGCGCTGGGGCGCGGACGAGGAGTTCTGTCTCGCCATCGACTGGCCTGTGGGGTTGCCCGCCCCGCACATCCGTCAGCACTGGCAAGGGCTGCTGATGCTGACCCCGCCGGAACTGCTGCGCCACGGCATCACGGTAGACGGCGTGCTGGTGGGCTACACCGATCTGGCGGGATTCACCGACAGCAGCGCCGAATTCGGAATCGCCATCGGGGATCGGGCGCTGTGGGGCCACGGCCTGGGCCTGCGGGCCGGGCGGCTGACGCTGACGCACGCCTTTACCGAACTGGCACTCCAGACCGTGACCGCCGAGGCCCACGCCCCCAACGCGCGTTCGCGGGCGCTGCTGCTGCGGCTGGGCTTCACCGAAACTGGCCCCAGCGGTCTGGAGGAATACCGGGGCGAGCTGGTCTCCGTGGTGCGCTTCATGCTGAAATGCGAGAACTTTGGGGGTTGA
- a CDS encoding nitronate monooxygenase family protein has protein sequence MPTLTQRLGLRLPIVLAPMAGGISIPELVSAVSTAGGLGSLGAAYLTPAQITEMGAAVRRLTQGPFAVNLFAPQPNVPPTASEVARATAELVPFHADLGLPTPTLTAQADPDFGLQLEAVLEVCPAVLSFTFGRLEARHLEALKSSGILTIGTATGLEEARQLETDGVDAIVVQGGAAGGHRGGWSEDELADTLALTRATAQSIGVPVIAAGGLMTAADVRAVLDAGASLAQCGTAFLRATEAGTSAPYRAALAAAKTGDTVLTRAFSGRTARGLRNAVTEGIQQPLPYPFQNALTRSMRAAGVKTGRADVLSLWAGEGVAHGRAGTAAEILESLWN, from the coding sequence ATGCCCACGCTCACACAGCGCCTCGGCCTCCGCCTGCCCATCGTCCTCGCGCCGATGGCGGGCGGGATCAGCATACCGGAACTGGTGTCCGCCGTCAGCACTGCGGGCGGGCTGGGCAGCCTGGGCGCAGCGTATCTGACGCCCGCGCAGATCACCGAAATGGGCGCAGCGGTGCGGCGGCTGACACAGGGGCCTTTCGCCGTAAATCTGTTCGCGCCGCAGCCGAACGTGCCACCGACTGCCTCAGAGGTGGCACGGGCCACCGCCGAACTCGTGCCCTTTCACGCCGATCTGGGCCTGCCCACACCCACGCTGACGGCGCAGGCGGACCCGGACTTCGGCTTACAGCTAGAGGCCGTGCTGGAGGTTTGCCCCGCCGTCCTCTCCTTCACCTTCGGGCGGCTGGAAGCGCGGCATCTGGAGGCGTTGAAATCGTCTGGGATTCTGACGATAGGTACAGCGACAGGGCTGGAAGAAGCGCGGCAGCTTGAAACAGACGGCGTGGACGCCATCGTGGTGCAGGGCGGCGCGGCGGGCGGCCACCGGGGCGGCTGGTCAGAGGATGAACTGGCCGACACGTTAGCGCTAACCCGTGCGACGGCGCAGAGCATTGGCGTTCCCGTGATCGCGGCGGGTGGCCTGATGACGGCGGCAGACGTGCGGGCCGTGCTGGACGCTGGGGCCAGCCTCGCGCAGTGTGGAACGGCGTTTCTGCGGGCAACGGAGGCCGGGACGTCCGCGCCGTATCGGGCCGCGCTGGCGGCAGCGAAAACGGGCGACACCGTATTGACCCGTGCCTTCAGCGGGCGAACGGCGCGGGGGCTGAGAAACGCCGTGACAGAAGGTATACAACAGCCTCTTCCCTACCCGTTCCAGAACGCCCTGACCCGCTCCATGCGTGCAGCGGGGGTAAAGACAGGCCGCGCGGACGTGCTGAGCCTGTGGGCCGGGGAGGGCGTGGCACACGGACGGGCAGGGACAGCGGCAGAGATTCTGGAATCGTTGTGGAACTGA
- a CDS encoding histone deacetylase yields MSVFPHPFRALTAYRRAAYAGQPAPRRQFMGRESMLEMLARVGELLPLEEAPDLPWALAERVHDPAYLERWRNGEVTRAEERALGFPWTPVVVERGLGSSGATLAATRDALKLGLGINFGGGTHHAYADHAEGFSFLNDVVISARWLLDTGQAARILILDLDVHQGNGTAAMLAQEARALTVSLHGANNYPFTKETAGLNIALPDGTGDAEYLAVLDSQVAPTVAAFRPDFVFYLAGADVLAGDQLGKLALSVGGVRQRDERVLNWAARARIPLVTVMAGGYNRDPQHLIAARLGTLEAALGAFRTG; encoded by the coding sequence GTGTCCGTCTTTCCCCATCCTTTCCGCGCCCTGACCGCCTACCGCCGCGCCGCCTACGCCGGGCAGCCCGCGCCCCGGCGGCAGTTCATGGGGCGCGAATCCATGCTGGAAATGCTGGCCAGGGTGGGTGAACTGCTGCCACTCGAAGAGGCCCCGGACCTGCCCTGGGCGCTGGCCGAGCGGGTGCATGACCCGGCGTATCTGGAAAGGTGGCGAAACGGAGAGGTCACGCGCGCCGAGGAACGGGCGCTGGGGTTTCCCTGGACCCCTGTCGTGGTGGAGCGCGGTCTGGGCAGCAGCGGCGCAACCCTGGCCGCCACCCGTGACGCCCTGAAGCTGGGGTTGGGCATTAATTTCGGCGGCGGCACCCACCACGCCTACGCCGATCACGCCGAGGGCTTTTCCTTCCTCAACGATGTGGTGATCAGCGCCCGGTGGCTGCTTGATACCGGGCAGGCCGCGCGCATCCTGATCCTCGATCTGGACGTGCATCAGGGCAACGGCACGGCAGCCATGCTGGCGCAGGAGGCGCGGGCACTGACAGTCAGCCTGCACGGCGCGAACAATTACCCCTTTACCAAGGAGACGGCGGGCCTGAATATCGCCCTGCCCGACGGCACCGGGGACGCGGAGTATCTGGCCGTGCTGGACTCTCAGGTTGCCCCCACCGTGGCTGCCTTTCGCCCGGATTTCGTCTTCTATCTGGCGGGGGCGGACGTGCTGGCGGGCGATCAGTTGGGCAAGCTGGCCCTCAGCGTCGGCGGTGTGCGCCAGCGGGACGAACGGGTGCTGAACTGGGCCGCCCGCGCCCGGATTCCCCTGGTGACGGTCATGGCCGGAGGGTACAACCGCGATCCGCAGCACCTGATTGCGGCGCGGCTGGGCACGCTGGAGGCGGCTCTGGGGGCGTTCAGAACTGGGTGA
- a CDS encoding M55 family metallopeptidase has protein sequence MKVVISVDMEGVCGVASWVQVSPPEFGGLVNGTEYQAARERMTREAAAAAEGAIMGGATDVLINDSHDTMRNLIPELLPQQVRFTSGNDKPLSMVQGVQEDGVGALLFVGYHARAGSPLGPLAHTWNGFIRNVRIGGIDTGEYGINALLAGHYDVPVVFACGDDVAMAEISAELGQQVVTVAVKEGLSTYAAIHLHPAEAQKRIREGAEQAVRAAKNAQPYTTRWPAPCQMAFDHQARADACARIPDITRVDAVTVGWSSENAYHLFQTFRMLATVAGVRLNG, from the coding sequence GTGAAAGTGGTCATCAGCGTGGATATGGAAGGTGTGTGCGGGGTGGCGTCGTGGGTGCAGGTCAGCCCACCGGAATTTGGCGGGCTGGTCAACGGCACCGAGTATCAGGCGGCCCGCGAGCGCATGACGCGTGAGGCCGCCGCTGCCGCCGAGGGCGCGATCATGGGCGGCGCGACGGACGTGCTGATCAACGACAGCCACGACACCATGCGGAACCTGATCCCCGAGCTGCTGCCCCAGCAGGTGCGCTTTACCAGCGGCAACGACAAACCGCTGAGCATGGTGCAGGGCGTGCAGGAAGACGGCGTGGGCGCGCTGCTGTTCGTGGGTTACCACGCCCGCGCCGGAAGTCCGCTTGGCCCACTGGCACACACCTGGAACGGCTTTATCCGCAACGTGCGAATCGGCGGTATTGACACCGGGGAATACGGCATCAATGCGCTGCTGGCCGGGCATTACGACGTTCCAGTGGTTTTTGCCTGCGGCGACGACGTGGCGATGGCCGAGATCAGCGCCGAACTGGGCCAACAGGTGGTCACAGTGGCGGTCAAGGAGGGGCTGAGTACCTATGCCGCCATTCACCTGCACCCTGCCGAGGCCCAGAAACGCATCCGCGAGGGGGCCGAACAGGCCGTGCGTGCGGCCAAGAATGCCCAGCCCTACACCACCCGCTGGCCCGCGCCGTGCCAGATGGCGTTTGACCACCAGGCCCGCGCCGACGCCTGCGCCCGCATTCCCGACATCACGAGGGTAGACGCCGTGACGGTAGGCTGGAGCAGCGAGAATGCCTATCACCTGTTCCAGACCTTCCGCATGCTGGCAACGGTGGCAGGCGTGCGGCTGAACGGGTAG
- the map gene encoding type I methionyl aminopeptidase, whose protein sequence is MSRVSLKSAREIEAMRRAGALVAETFRVLDPFVKPGVTLAELDRIAEEHIRKAGAIPAYLGYGPRNNPFPATICASVNEVICHGIPDGRVLLDGDIIGVDIGVLMGGVYGDACFTYTVGNVTPEVQALVDTTRESLNAGLEVVRPNARTGDIGHAIQTLAEGRGYGVVREYTGHGIGKRLHEEPTIYHHGARYTGLKLQPGMVFTIEPMINLGRPETRLLADGWTVITADKQPSAQFEHTLVVTAKGHEILTL, encoded by the coding sequence ATGAGCCGCGTTTCCCTGAAATCCGCCCGCGAGATCGAGGCCATGCGCCGCGCGGGGGCGCTGGTCGCCGAAACCTTCCGCGTTCTCGATCCTTTCGTCAAACCCGGCGTCACCCTGGCCGAACTGGACCGTATCGCCGAGGAACATATCCGTAAGGCCGGGGCCATTCCCGCCTACCTGGGCTACGGCCCGCGCAACAATCCTTTTCCGGCCACCATCTGCGCCAGCGTCAACGAGGTGATCTGCCACGGTATCCCCGATGGGCGCGTGCTGCTGGACGGCGACATCATCGGCGTGGACATCGGTGTGCTGATGGGCGGTGTATACGGAGATGCCTGCTTTACCTACACGGTGGGCAACGTCACACCAGAGGTTCAGGCGCTGGTGGATACCACCCGTGAATCTCTGAATGCCGGCCTGGAAGTGGTGCGCCCGAATGCCCGCACGGGCGATATCGGCCACGCCATCCAGACCCTGGCGGAAGGCCGGGGGTACGGCGTGGTGCGCGAGTACACCGGTCACGGCATCGGCAAGCGGCTGCACGAGGAACCCACCATCTACCACCACGGGGCGCGCTACACCGGCCTCAAATTGCAGCCCGGCATGGTCTTTACCATCGAGCCGATGATCAACCTGGGCCGCCCCGAGACCCGTCTGCTGGCCGACGGCTGGACCGTGATCACCGCCGACAAGCAACCCAGCGCCCAGTTTGAACACACGCTGGTGGTGACGGCGAAGGGCCATGAAATCCTGACCCTGTGA